Proteins from a genomic interval of Gordonia sp. SL306:
- a CDS encoding DUF4334 domain-containing protein yields the protein MRLEDLMTIVPTTTTEALELFDSAEPVEPDAMLGTWRGAELPTGHPMDGLLAASGWWGKQFIDTETVHPLLFPARDGSSLWPMNPVHAFRGVGLGRFPAVKRRSFATPIAVLSPMVRARSAKARLRTTRYRGTDTATMMYDQLPINDVFRRLSDRSVLGAMDMKGSAQPYFFVLSRDDSLPVR from the coding sequence ATGCGCCTCGAGGACCTCATGACGATCGTGCCGACCACAACCACGGAGGCACTGGAGTTGTTCGACAGCGCGGAACCGGTTGAGCCCGACGCAATGCTCGGCACCTGGCGTGGCGCCGAGCTGCCCACCGGCCACCCGATGGATGGCTTACTCGCCGCAAGTGGCTGGTGGGGAAAACAATTCATCGACACCGAGACGGTGCACCCGTTGCTCTTCCCCGCACGTGACGGATCATCACTCTGGCCGATGAATCCGGTCCACGCATTTCGCGGCGTCGGACTGGGCAGATTTCCAGCGGTGAAGCGGCGATCGTTCGCGACACCGATCGCAGTGCTCAGTCCGATGGTACGAGCCCGGAGCGCCAAAGCACGCCTGCGAACGACCCGGTACCGAGGGACCGACACAGCCACGATGATGTACGACCAGCTACCGATCAACGATGTGTTCCGTCGGCTGTCCGACCGGTCGGTCCTCGGAGCGATGGACATGAAAGGTTCGGCGCAGCCGTATTTCTTCGTCCTGTCGCGCGACGACTCCTTGCCGGTGCGGTAG
- a CDS encoding VOC family protein, protein MAREFQVTFDCGDPAALAGFWAEVLGYRIQDPPPGFDSWEAALEAMGIPPENRNDASALIDPDGVGPRVFFQRVPEGKSAKNRVHLDVRSAPGLTGDERMAALEVECTRTVGLGANRVARHEPAPPLAGGHIVMTDPEGNEFCLD, encoded by the coding sequence ATGGCGCGCGAATTCCAAGTGACCTTCGACTGCGGCGACCCGGCGGCACTCGCCGGTTTCTGGGCGGAGGTTCTCGGTTATCGGATCCAGGATCCGCCACCAGGTTTCGACAGCTGGGAGGCCGCGCTCGAAGCGATGGGCATACCACCGGAGAATCGAAATGACGCCTCGGCGTTGATCGACCCGGACGGAGTGGGCCCGCGAGTGTTCTTTCAACGGGTGCCGGAGGGCAAGTCGGCAAAGAATCGGGTGCACCTCGACGTCCGGTCGGCTCCGGGACTCACCGGCGATGAGCGGATGGCCGCTCTCGAAGTGGAATGCACCAGGACGGTCGGACTCGGCGCGAATCGCGTGGCACGCCACGAACCCGCGCCGCCGCTCGCGGGCGGGCACATCGTGATGACGGATCCCGAAGGAAACGAGTTCTGCCTGGACTGA
- a CDS encoding FKBP-type peptidyl-prolyl cis-trans isomerase produces MKIRRGALLSITALALTLTACTSGTEPTTDTTDSAPTSAAAAATCPSDAPQGSVDPEWTLQGSTGSVAVVGSTDTAAPRIDVQTPFAVTQTQVHTLTAGDGPVVPDSASVSVCYLGVDGRDGKVFDSSYERGTPADFPLDGVVPGFKKAIAGQKVGSTVAVAMAPADGYPDGMPDAGIQKGDTLVFAIKILSAQG; encoded by the coding sequence ATGAAGATCCGTCGCGGCGCCCTCTTGTCGATCACAGCTCTCGCATTGACGCTGACCGCCTGCACCTCGGGCACCGAGCCCACCACAGACACCACCGACAGCGCGCCGACCAGCGCAGCAGCTGCCGCGACGTGCCCCTCCGACGCACCCCAGGGCTCGGTCGACCCCGAATGGACCCTCCAGGGATCCACCGGCAGCGTCGCGGTTGTCGGGTCCACCGACACGGCCGCCCCGCGGATCGACGTCCAGACCCCCTTCGCTGTCACCCAGACCCAGGTCCACACGCTGACCGCCGGCGACGGCCCGGTTGTTCCCGACTCGGCATCGGTGTCGGTCTGCTACCTGGGCGTCGACGGTCGAGACGGAAAGGTCTTCGACAGCAGCTACGAGCGCGGCACGCCCGCCGACTTCCCACTCGACGGAGTCGTGCCCGGTTTCAAGAAGGCGATTGCCGGCCAGAAGGTCGGTTCGACGGTAGCGGTTGCGATGGCGCCCGCCGACGGATATCCGGACGGCATGCCCGATGCGGGAATTCAGAAGGGCGACACGTTGGTGTTCGCGATCAAGATCCTGTCCGCTCAGGGATAA